The Microbacterium sp. SORGH_AS_0428 genome contains the following window.
TGGGCCGGTTTCGACGTGCTCGCCCTCGTGCTGGTGGGCGTCGTGGCGCTCGCGACCGTCAGCGCCACCCTCGGGCTGCGCCGTGTCGCGCTCACGCCGCTCGGCGTGCGTCGGCGTTCGGACCCCGCACCTCGCCGCCGCACCGCCGTGGTCGTCGGCGTGATCGGCACCGCCGCCGTCGCCCTCATCGTGCTGAATCTCTCGACCATCGGTCAGCTGGTCGGCCCCGCCGTCTCGCTCGCCCTCCTGCTGGGGCTGTTCGCCGGCTCCCTCGGACTGCTCAATCTCATCGGCACCCCGATCGTCGCCGCGCGCGGCCGCGCGATGGCTCGCCGCGCCGGGGATGCGGCGCACCTGATCGCCGGACGCGAGCTCGCCGCCCACGCCTCCGTCGCCTGGCGACGCGTCTCCGCGATCGCGATGGTCTCGTTCATCGCGGTGGTCGGCGGAGCGGGGATGAGCCTGGTCGCGCTCGCCGGTGACGACACGGCCGACAGCGGTACGGTGTTCGCCGACATCCGTACAGGCGTGCTCGTCACGCTCGTGTCGGCCTTCCTGCTCCTGGCGTGTTCCGTCGGGGTGACGCAGGCCGCATCCGTGCTCGAGGACCGCGAGCTGATCGTCGGCCTCGACCGCCTCGGCGTGCCCGCGACCGACCTCGCCCGCGCCCGCCGCATCACCGTGCTTCTCCCCCTGCGCTGGGCCGCGCTCGGCGGCGCACTCGCGGGCATCGCACTGAGCCTGCCGGTGATCGGCATCACCCTCGTCCTCGCGCCGACATCGCTGCTGATCATCGCCGTGACGTTCGCGGTCGGCGTGGCGCTCGTGCTGGCCTCGCTCGCCTCGACCGAACCTCTCGTGCGGGCGATCCGGCGGGCGGCCGCCTAGACGCTCCACAAGGTTGTCGAAATCTTTCGATACGCCCGCATGCGTTCTGCTAAGTTCCGTGGGAGCGCTCTCTGAGAGCGCTCCCAGAGCGAAGGAGCTTGAATGCGCGCGACGACGCGACACGTGAGACGCGACCTTGCCGTCGTGATGATCGGAGCACTGGCGACCGCCGGTGCGGTGTCTCTGCCCACCGCCGCGAGCGCGGCACCCATCGACTACGTGCAGAACGGCACGTTCACCTCCGGACACGAACCGTGGTGGTCTGCCGGGGTGGATGCGTTCCGCACCGACGGCGGCGTGTTCTGCGCCGATGTGCCCGCCACCGCCAACCCGTGGGACGTGCTGATCGGGCAGAGCGACATGCCGCTGACGGCGGGTGTCGACTACATCCTCAAGGCCGACGTGCGCGCGAGCGACCCCGCTACGCTCGTCACCCAGGTGGCCCCGAAGGTCGCCGATGCATCGTTCAGCACCTACACGAGCCAGACCGCCTCGCTCACGGATGCGTGGCAGACACTCAGCTACACCTTCACCGCCCGCGACTTCGGCCAGGGCACGGTCTCCGATCTGCAGTTCCGCCTCGGCGCGAACAGCACCCCCACCACCTTCTGTCTCGACAACGTCTCTCTCCTCGAGGAGGACTCCGTGCCGCCCGTCGATCCGGATCCCGTGGACCCGGTCGTCGGCACGGACCAGCTGCTGCCGAACCCGACGTTCGACAGCGGAACGGACCCCTGGTGGACGGCCGGTCCCGTGACGCTGTCGAGCCCCGACAGCAACCTCTGCGCCACCGTGACCGGCGCGACCGCCAACCTCTGGGACGTGCTCGTCGGACACAACGACATCCCCCTCCCCGGCGAGACGGCCTTCCGGCTCAGCTTCACCGCATCCGCCTCGGCTCCGGTGACGGCCTCGACCAAGGTCGGCACCTATTCGGGCGCGTCGACGCAGGACTTCGTCGAGCGCACCTTCACCGTGGGCACGACGGCGCAGACGTACTCCTACACGTTCGAGACCGCGCCCGCCGACACATTCCACCTCTCGCAGGTGCAGTTCCGCGTCGGCGGCGTGCCGGAGGGCACCGTCATCTGCTTCGACGATGTGACCCTCACCGGCACGAAGTACACCTACCAGGCCGATACCGGCCCGGCGGTGAAGGTCAATCAGGTCGGCTACCTCCCGCGCGGGCCGAAGCGCGCGACGGTCGTGACGGATGCGGCAGAGCCGCTCACCTGGACGCTCGAGGACGCGAGCGGCGCCGCCGTCGCGACCGGCGCCACGACTCCCGCAGGATTCGACGCGAGCGCCGGGGTCGACGTGCACACGATCGACTTCTCCGACGTCACCGCGACCGGCGACGGCATGCGGCTGCGCGTCGGCGCCGAGCTGAGCCACCCGTTCCGCATCGCCGCCGATGTGTTCCAGTCGCTGCGCACCGACTCGCTGCGCTTCTTCTACACGAACCGATCCGGCATCGCGATCGACGGCGACATCGCGGGCGCCGACTACGCGCGTCCCGCGGGACACGTGGATGAGGGCGCGAACCAGGGCGACGGCAACGTCGGCTGCCTCGAGCCCCAGACGTGGTCGGACGGCTGGACCTGCTCCGACCGACACGACGTCACGGGCGGATGGTACGACGCGGGAGACCACGGCAAGTATGTGGTCAACGGCGGCATCGCCGTCGCCCAGCTGCTGTCGGCGTACGAGCGCTCGCTTCCCGCCGGCACCGAGGCCGCTCTGGGCGACTCGACCCTGGCCGTCCCCGAGCGCGGCAACGGCACGCCCGACATCCTCGACGAGGCGCGCTGGGAGCTGGAGTTCCTGCTCAAGATGCAGGTTCCCGCGGGCGACCCGCTGGCGGGGATGGCCTGGCACAAGGTCACCGATCGCGCGTGGACGGGCCTGCCGCTGATGCCGCACGACGACCCGCAGGAGCGACTGCTGCACCGCCCGTCGACGGCAGCCACGCTGAACCTCGCTGCGACGGCCGCGCAGGCGTCGCGCCTGTTCGAGCCGTACGACGCGGCCTTCGCTTCGCGCCTGCGCGAAGCGGCCGAAACCGCCTACGACGCGGCTCTCGCACACCCGGACCTGCTCGCACCCGAGGAGGACGGGGTGGGCGGCGGCACATACGCCGACGACACCGTCACCGACGAGTTCTACTGGGCGGCGGCAGAGCTCTACCTCACGACCGGCAGCGACCGCTACCGCGACGAGGTCGAGAACAACCCGCTGCACACCGCCGACATCTTCACGGCGGGCGGCTTCTACTGGGGCGACGTCGCGGCTCTCGGGCGCATGCAGCTCGCACGGTTCGGCACGGACCTTCCCGACATCGACCGCATCCGTCAGTCGGTCGTGGATGCGGCGGAGAAGCTCATCGCCGACCAGAAGGCGCAGCCGTTCGGTCAGCCCTACGCCCCGAAGGAAGGACTGTACGACTGGGGCTCGAACTCGGCCGTGCTGAACAACCAGGTCGTGCTGGCGACGGCGTTCGATCTGACGCAGCGCCCGCGCTACGCGGACGCGGTCATCGAGGCATACGACTACCTGTTCGGCCGCAACGTGCTGGGGCAGTCCTATGTGACCGGCTACGGCACGAACGACTCACGCAATCAGCACAGCCGGTGGTACGCGAACGCTCTCGACCCGCAGCTGCCGCATCCGCCGATCGGCACGGTGGCCGGCGGACCGAACTCGTCGATCCAGGATCCGGTCGCGAGCGCCTGGCTCGCGGGGTGCGCACCGCAGGCCTGCTACGTCGACGACATCGGCGCGTGGTCGGTGAACGAGATCACGGTCAACTGGAACTCCGCGCTCGCGTGGGTGGCGTCCTTCGTCGCCGACCTCGGTGACGGCTTCGTCGCGGTGACCCCTGTCGCGGTCGACGACACCGCATCCGGAGCACCGGGCGAGCCGATCACCGTCGAACCGCTCGCCAACGACCGCGCCGGAGACGCCGACATCCCCTTGGATGCCGCGACCCTGACGCTGCTGGACGGCACCGGTGACGCTTCGGCCCGGGCGGCCGCGGCGCCCGTGAGCTCGGTGACGATCGCGGGCCAGGGCCGGTACGACCTCGACGGCGAGCGCATCGTCTTCACCCCCGAGGCCGGTTTCGTCGGCGCGGCGACGCCGGTCACGTACCGTGTGGCGGACACCCGCGGCACCGAGGTGACGGCGACGTTCACACCCACCGTGCGAGCGGCTGCCGCATCCGATCCCTCGACCGCTGCGCCCGCCGCAGCCGGGCGCGGATCCCTGCCGCAGACCGGCGTCGACACGTCACCGCTGTGGGCGCTCGGCGCAGCCGCACTCGCGCTGTTGGGCGCGGGAGCCTACCTCGTGCGACGTCGCCGCCGCGCGGCCTGAGCACATGACGAGGCCCCGGCGGGCATTACCCGCCGGGGCCTCGTCATCGCGTTCGCTGCGCCGGGCGGGCTGGGCTCGCCGTGCGTGGGCGCGGCCGCCATCGGCCCGAACTCCTGCGGATCCGAAGAGATCACCCGTTCGCGCTCCTGCTGAGCAGGAATTGCAGGAGTCCGGGCGCGAGGATTGCTTCTGACGGTGAATCAGTGCGCGGCGTCGTACGCCTCGAGAACAGCAGCGGGGACGCGCCCGCGTGCGCTCACCTCGTGACCGTTCGCAGCGGCCCATTCGCGCACGGCGCCGAGGTCGCGCGCGTCCTTCTTCGCGCCGCGGCCGCGGGTGGTGGTGCGCGATGCGCTGCCGATGGAGCGGCCCGCCTTGATGAACGGCGCGAAAGCCTCGCGGAGCTTTTCGGCATTCTCCTCAGAAAGGTCGATCTCATAGGACCGCCCCTCGAGAGAGAAGTGAATCGTCTTTCCCTCTTCAAGAACTTCGCCGTCGAGGTCGTCGATGAGTCGCGTGAAATGCTGTTTGGCCATAGCCAGGGAGTATGACACATCAACCTTTTGCAATTTCTCGACTTGCGAAAGGAATTGCAGTGCAGTTTGGGGCGGCGTGGGCCCACCCAAGGGATTCGAACCCGCGCAGCTCGTCATAACGTCGAACCGGTTCGCGTGGTGGCGGAGGAGTTCATCGATGCCGACGAACTGAAATCCATCCCAGACGGCGGGATGCAGGACGGCGTGGTGTGTGGCAACGCCGCACCGTTCGCTCCCGTCGCGCGCCACGGATAAGGCGAACCGACGCCACCTGGTGGATCGCGGTGGCCCAACAAGCACTTCGACGCCCAGTACGCAGCTACCCTCCTGGTCGGCCGCGCCCCTTGGCTGAAGGAGAGCAGCATGCCCCTCGCAGTGCCTAGAGTGACCGTTTTCGGCTGGGAGCGCGGCCGAAGATGCCAACCGTCAGGCGCCTCTTACTATTACTGGATGACCGCGCTGCGACAGGCTGTCCCGGAAGATGATCGCGCGCTCGCTGAGATCTCGTTCGAGTGCTGGGCTGAGTCCAACGACCCCGGCGACCGTTGGGCACAGGACCGTCCATTCTTCGGGCCACCCACGGATGCACGAGTGGAAGACGTGATCGTGGCGACAAGCAGTGATCGGCCGGTCGGCTATGTCCGAACACTTCACAGGCCCAGCGAGTACGGCGATTGGTACATAGCCGGCCTCGGCGTCTCGCCGGCCTCTCAATCAATGGGTGTGGGCCGAAGCCTCGTTGAAGCTGCCCTCGAGAGAGCCGTAATTGGAGGCGGCGCTCGCGTGTGGCTCAAGGCTCTCTCGACGAACGAACCAGGACTGCGCCTCTACCGTTCCCTTGGCTTCACAGAAGCAGCCCGATCCTCAGGGGCTTTCACGAGCCGGCCCGGCGTCGATGACCTACGACTGAGCATCAAACTGCCACCGGCGCCGTGAACGATCGTCTCAGGTCACCCCCAGTCGCTCGGCACCTGCCAGCCGAGAGCGGGGGAACCGTCCAGAGCGTCGCTGGAGCCCTACTCCAGTGCTCCTGCGCATGCAGACCGAGGACGACGGCGAATATGCGCGGCCCCCGCCCAAACTTTCATTTCGGCGGGGTTCGAACGCCGTCGCGTACCTTCACTCTTGCGGAGGGTGTGGGATTCGTCCCCACCGCCTCCTCCACACGCCGCTGCGCGGCGCGCGGAGCCTCGGGCGGCGTGGGCCCACCCGAGGGATTCGAACCCGCGCAGCTCGTCATAACGTCGAACCGGTTCGCGTGGTGGCGGAGGGTGTGGGATTCGAACCCACGGGACATTGCTGCCCACCGGTTTTCAAGACCGGGTCCTTCGGCCGCTCGGACAACCCTCCCGACGCGCAGAACGCACGCGCCGAACGGGCCGAGTCTAGTCGACGCGCCGGCGGCTCAGAGGCGGCGCAGCACCTCGGCGACGCCGCCGTCGAGCACGGATGCGGTGACCTCGCCCGCCGCATCCTGCACTTCCTGCGGCCCCTGCCCCATCGCGACCGCACGGCCGCCGTGCTGCTTCGCCCACGCGAACATGCCGACGTCGTTGCGGCCGTCGCCCATGACGAGCACATTCCCGGGCGCCACATCGAGCCAGTCGCGCACGAGCGCGAGCGCGGTGCCCTTGTCGACGCCCTTGGGGGCGATGTCGAGCCACGCCGTCCAGCCCACGGCGTACGAGACCTGATTGAGCCCCACCCGATCGACGAGCTCGACGAAGTCGCTCTCATCGTGCTCCGGAGAGACCACGACGACGCGGGTCACGGGCTGACGCGCGAGCTCCTCGAACGCCACCTTCGACGCACGGTCGAGGTTCCAGTCGTCCATGTAGTCGGTGTACTCGCGGCGTCCGTCGGGCAACTCGACGAGGTAGTGCGCGTCGGGCAGGTGCTCGCGCAGCAGGTTCAGCACCTCGGCGGCATCGAACGTCTCGACGTGCGTGCGCTCGTAGACGAGGGATACGGGATCCGCCCCGCCCACGCGTGCCATGATCACGGCACCGTTCGAGCACACGGCGTAGTCGGGTGCGATCTGCAGCAGCTCCTGGATGCCGCGGGTCGCCTCCCAGCTGCGCCCCGTCGCGAGCATCACCTCGTGACCGGCGCGTCGCGCATCCGCCACGGCCTCGACGATGCCGGGGCTCGGCGACTCGTCCTCCAGCAGCACCGTTCCGTCGATGTCGAGCACGATGAGCATGCGCGCCGCATCCGAGGTCGCGATCTCCTCCACCAGGGCGGCGGCCTCCGCCGGCGTCTCGATCTCGATCTCTCCGGTCTCCGGCAGCCGCGCCTCGCTCACGCGATCGGCTCCAGAACCTCGAGACCGCCGAGGAACGGACGCAGCACCTCCGGCACGGTGACCGAGCCGTCGGCGCGCTGGTGCGTCTCGAGAAGAGCCACGATCCAGCGCGTGGTCGCGAGCGTGCCGTTCAGCGTCGCGACCGGCTGCGTCTTGCCGTCTTCCGGGCGATACCGGATCGACAGACGCCGAGCCTGGTACGTCGTGCAGTTGCTCGTGCTGGTGAGCTCGCGATACGCATCCTGCGTGGGAACCCACGCCTCGATGTCGTACTTGCGGGCCGCGGACGAGCCGAGATCGCCCGCGGCGACGTCGATGACGCGGTACGAGAGGCCGAGATCCTGCAGCATCCGCTCCTGCATCCCGACGAGACGCAGGTGCTCGGCCTCCGCCTCCGCCGGGTCGACGTAGACGAACATCTCGAGCTTGTTGAACTGGTGCACGCGGATGATGCCGCGGGTGTCCTTGCCGTACGAGCCCGCCTCGCTGCGGTAACAGGTGGACCAGCCCGCGTAGCGCTTGGGGCCGCGGCCGAGGTCGAGGATCTCGTCCATGTGGTAGCCGGCCAGAGGCACTTCGCTCGTTCCCACGAGATAGAGGTCCTCGTCGTCGAGGTGGTACACCTCTGCGGCGTGCTTGCCGAGGAATCCGGTGCCGCGCATGACCTCGGGGCGCACGAGCGTCGGCGGGATGATGGGTGTGAACCCGGCCTGCAGGGCACGATCGAGCGCGAGGTTCATCAGCGCGATCTCGAGACGCGCACCGACACCGGTGAGGAAGTAGAACCGACTGCCGGAGACCTTGGTTCCCCGCTCCATGTCGATCGCGCCGAGCAGCTCGCCGATCTCGAGGTGGTCGCGCGGGGTGAAGTCGAACGACGGGATCTCGCCGTGCGTACGCAGCGTCACGAAGTCGTCCTCGCCGCCGACGGGCACCCCCTCGATGACGATGTTCTCGATCTTCGCCAGAGCGTCGGCGGCTGCCTCTTCGGCCTCGGTCACGGCGGCCTGCGCAGCCTTGACCTGTGCGCTCAGCTCCTTCGCCTCGGCGACGAGCGCAGCCTTCTCCTCCTTGGGAGCGGCGGCCACCCGCTTGCCGTGCGCATTCTGCGCGGCGCGCAGCTCTTCGAACGCCGTGATGGCCGAGCGTCGGTCACGATCTGCGGCGAGCGCCGCATCCACCGTCTCCGCGGACTCGCCGCGGGCTTCCTGCGAACGCTTGACGAGCTCGGGGTTATCGCGAAGGAGGGCCAGATCGATCACCCGTGAAGTCTAGACGTGGTGGGTGCGCTCGGATTCCGCCCGCCGTGTCCCACTTCCCGCAATGCATGTCCCACTTCCCGCAATGCATGTCCCACTTCGCGCAGAAATTGACCCCAGAAACTGCGGCAAGTGGGACACGGATGCGGAGACCGCCGAAACCTGCGGCAAGTGGGACATGCGGACAAGACGGTCTCGAGCAGCACCACCGCCCGAGACGCCACAGTGCGCACGCGGCCCTACTCTGTGAGCATGACCTCGGATGCTGCCGCCGTTCGGCGCGCGGCGCTGGTCTACAACCCTGTGAAGGTCGACGCCCGTCGCTTGCGGGCACAGGTCGTGCATGCCGCGGAGAGCGCGGGATGGGGCACGCCTCTCTTCTTCGAGACGACCCCCGACGATCTCGGTCAGGGTCAGGCGCGCACAGCCCTCGCGCAGGGGGCGGATGCGGTGCTCGTCGCCGGCGGCGACGGCACGGTGCGCGCCGTCGCCGAGGCCCTCGCGCACACGGGCGTCCCTCTGACGATCGTGCCCAGCGGCACGGGCAACCTCCTCGCCCGCAACCTGCGGCTCCCCCTGGACGATCCCGACCGCGTGATCGCCACCGCCTTCGCCGGAGACACGGTGCAGATCGACGTCGGCTTCGCCCAGCTTCACCGGGTCGACGGGACGACTCAGACCCACGCGTACGTGGTGATGGGCGGTATCGGACTGGATGCGGCGATGATCGCCAACACGCGCCCGTCGCTGAAGAAGAGCGTCGGCTGGGTCGCCTACGTCGACGGAGCGGCGCGCTCGCTCGTGGGGGCCGCTCCGTTCCGGATCGTCTATCAGGTGGGAGACCAGCGTCTGCACTCGGCCCGCGTGCAGAGCGTTCTGTACGCCAACTGCGGGTCGCTGCCGGCGGGGCTCTCCCTCATTCCGGAAGCCTCCGTGACCGACGGCACGATGGACGTCGTGCTGTTCCAGCCGAAGGCGTGGTGGGGATGGCTGTTCGTCTGGCGCCGGGTCGCCTGGGACAACAGCGTGCTGCGCCGATTCCGCGCCGGCCGTCGTGTGCTGCAGCTGCGCACGCGCGACAATGCCGTGCGCTACATGCGCGGTCGCACGATGGAGGTTGCCGCGGCGGAGCCGCATCCGGTGCAGCTCGACGGCGACGAGTTCGGCGAGGCCGTGCGGATCGTGAGCCGCATCGACGCGGCAGCACTTCGGGTGACGGTGCCGGCGGGGCACGACCTCAGCCGGCTCTGACTGTCAACCCTTCGCCGCCGATTCGATCGCGTTCGCAAGGATGATCGGGTGAGCAGTCCCACCCTCGTCTGGTTCCGCGACGATCTGCGCCTGGCCGACAACCCGGCCCTGCGCGCGGCGATCGACCGCGGCGAACCGGTCGTCGGCGTGTACCTGCTGGATGAGGAGTCGCCCGGCGTCCGAGCCCTCGGCGGCGCCGCCCGCTGGTGGCTGCACCACTCGCTCGCCTCCCTCGGCGAGCGCCTGCGCGAACGCGGCGGATC
Protein-coding sequences here:
- a CDS encoding FtsX-like permease family protein; translation: MSAVATQGAVRRTLTLSRLLARPSRQSRAALVLPIVAFAATTTLLLIVAGGTRMFLTDDRGGAFTGMYGILAVLALVLLAVPLATLGAAAARLSSRRRDDRLATLRLLGATSGEVAAMTVIEAAATAAVGAVAGAIVYVAALPLVGLLPFFGGPIGTAAVWAGFDVLALVLVGVVALATVSATLGLRRVALTPLGVRRRSDPAPRRRTAVVVGVIGTAAVALIVLNLSTIGQLVGPAVSLALLLGLFAGSLGLLNLIGTPIVAARGRAMARRAGDAAHLIAGRELAAHASVAWRRVSAIAMVSFIAVVGGAGMSLVALAGDDTADSGTVFADIRTGVLVTLVSAFLLLACSVGVTQAASVLEDRELIVGLDRLGVPATDLARARRITVLLPLRWAALGGALAGIALSLPVIGITLVLAPTSLLIIAVTFAVGVALVLASLASTEPLVRAIRRAAA
- a CDS encoding glycoside hydrolase family 9 protein, with the translated sequence MRATTRHVRRDLAVVMIGALATAGAVSLPTAASAAPIDYVQNGTFTSGHEPWWSAGVDAFRTDGGVFCADVPATANPWDVLIGQSDMPLTAGVDYILKADVRASDPATLVTQVAPKVADASFSTYTSQTASLTDAWQTLSYTFTARDFGQGTVSDLQFRLGANSTPTTFCLDNVSLLEEDSVPPVDPDPVDPVVGTDQLLPNPTFDSGTDPWWTAGPVTLSSPDSNLCATVTGATANLWDVLVGHNDIPLPGETAFRLSFTASASAPVTASTKVGTYSGASTQDFVERTFTVGTTAQTYSYTFETAPADTFHLSQVQFRVGGVPEGTVICFDDVTLTGTKYTYQADTGPAVKVNQVGYLPRGPKRATVVTDAAEPLTWTLEDASGAAVATGATTPAGFDASAGVDVHTIDFSDVTATGDGMRLRVGAELSHPFRIAADVFQSLRTDSLRFFYTNRSGIAIDGDIAGADYARPAGHVDEGANQGDGNVGCLEPQTWSDGWTCSDRHDVTGGWYDAGDHGKYVVNGGIAVAQLLSAYERSLPAGTEAALGDSTLAVPERGNGTPDILDEARWELEFLLKMQVPAGDPLAGMAWHKVTDRAWTGLPLMPHDDPQERLLHRPSTAATLNLAATAAQASRLFEPYDAAFASRLREAAETAYDAALAHPDLLAPEEDGVGGGTYADDTVTDEFYWAAAELYLTTGSDRYRDEVENNPLHTADIFTAGGFYWGDVAALGRMQLARFGTDLPDIDRIRQSVVDAAEKLIADQKAQPFGQPYAPKEGLYDWGSNSAVLNNQVVLATAFDLTQRPRYADAVIEAYDYLFGRNVLGQSYVTGYGTNDSRNQHSRWYANALDPQLPHPPIGTVAGGPNSSIQDPVASAWLAGCAPQACYVDDIGAWSVNEITVNWNSALAWVASFVADLGDGFVAVTPVAVDDTASGAPGEPITVEPLANDRAGDADIPLDAATLTLLDGTGDASARAAAAPVSSVTIAGQGRYDLDGERIVFTPEAGFVGAATPVTYRVADTRGTEVTATFTPTVRAAAASDPSTAAPAAAGRGSLPQTGVDTSPLWALGAAALALLGAGAYLVRRRRRAA
- a CDS encoding Lsr2 family protein, encoding MARDGSERCGVATHHAVLHPAVWDGFQFVGIDELLRHHANRFDVMTSCAGSNPLGGPTPPQTALQFLSQVEKLQKVDVSYSLAMAKQHFTRLIDDLDGEVLEEGKTIHFSLEGRSYEIDLSEENAEKLREAFAPFIKAGRSIGSASRTTTRGRGAKKDARDLGAVREWAAANGHEVSARGRVPAAVLEAYDAAH
- a CDS encoding GNAT family N-acetyltransferase, whose translation is MTALRQAVPEDDRALAEISFECWAESNDPGDRWAQDRPFFGPPTDARVEDVIVATSSDRPVGYVRTLHRPSEYGDWYIAGLGVSPASQSMGVGRSLVEAALERAVIGGGARVWLKALSTNEPGLRLYRSLGFTEAARSSGAFTSRPGVDDLRLSIKLPPAP
- a CDS encoding HAD-IIB family hydrolase, with protein sequence MSEARLPETGEIEIETPAEAAALVEEIATSDAARMLIVLDIDGTVLLEDESPSPGIVEAVADARRAGHEVMLATGRSWEATRGIQELLQIAPDYAVCSNGAVIMARVGGADPVSLVYERTHVETFDAAEVLNLLREHLPDAHYLVELPDGRREYTDYMDDWNLDRASKVAFEELARQPVTRVVVVSPEHDESDFVELVDRVGLNQVSYAVGWTAWLDIAPKGVDKGTALALVRDWLDVAPGNVLVMGDGRNDVGMFAWAKQHGGRAVAMGQGPQEVQDAAGEVTASVLDGGVAEVLRRL
- the serS gene encoding serine--tRNA ligase, which codes for MIDLALLRDNPELVKRSQEARGESAETVDAALAADRDRRSAITAFEELRAAQNAHGKRVAAAPKEEKAALVAEAKELSAQVKAAQAAVTEAEEAAADALAKIENIVIEGVPVGGEDDFVTLRTHGEIPSFDFTPRDHLEIGELLGAIDMERGTKVSGSRFYFLTGVGARLEIALMNLALDRALQAGFTPIIPPTLVRPEVMRGTGFLGKHAAEVYHLDDEDLYLVGTSEVPLAGYHMDEILDLGRGPKRYAGWSTCYRSEAGSYGKDTRGIIRVHQFNKLEMFVYVDPAEAEAEHLRLVGMQERMLQDLGLSYRVIDVAAGDLGSSAARKYDIEAWVPTQDAYRELTSTSNCTTYQARRLSIRYRPEDGKTQPVATLNGTLATTRWIVALLETHQRADGSVTVPEVLRPFLGGLEVLEPIA
- a CDS encoding diacylglycerol kinase family protein encodes the protein MTSDAAAVRRAALVYNPVKVDARRLRAQVVHAAESAGWGTPLFFETTPDDLGQGQARTALAQGADAVLVAGGDGTVRAVAEALAHTGVPLTIVPSGTGNLLARNLRLPLDDPDRVIATAFAGDTVQIDVGFAQLHRVDGTTQTHAYVVMGGIGLDAAMIANTRPSLKKSVGWVAYVDGAARSLVGAAPFRIVYQVGDQRLHSARVQSVLYANCGSLPAGLSLIPEASVTDGTMDVVLFQPKAWWGWLFVWRRVAWDNSVLRRFRAGRRVLQLRTRDNAVRYMRGRTMEVAAAEPHPVQLDGDEFGEAVRIVSRIDAAALRVTVPAGHDLSRL